The segment AAAGCAATTTTTTCACAGTCGAGTTTTCTAACGGTGAACAGCTTCGAGTTTCAGAGGATATGCTGGTCCGTCATCGTCTGTTGAAGGGGATGGAACTTTCCGAAGAGGACTTTAAAAAACTTCAAAAAAATACGGGATATGACTTAGGCGTCCAATTAGCGATGAATTATATCAGCTATCAATTGCGTTCTGAAAAAGAAGTCCGCAGTTTCCTAAAAGAAAAAGAAATCCCGGCAGAAGATCGCAATCGGATTATCAGTCGTTTAAAAGACTTGGGAGTCGTGGATGATCGGATCTATGGTGAAAGCTATGTACGAACACAGATGCGTACTTCTGACAAAGGACCGACTGTCGTCAAGCAGCAGCTTCGTCAAAAAGGACTGACAGAAGAATTGATCGAGCAGGTCATCACTTTGTATTCCTTTGACCAACAATTAGAAGTCGCCAGCCATGTAGCTGAAAAAAGTCTACGGCGGATCCACGGGAAAAGTTACAAGGAAACGATCCAGAAGGTGCGGACGGCATTGATGCAAAAAGGTTTTTCCGGAGATGTCATCAGTCTGGTAATGGAAGATCTTCCTTTTGATAAACAAGAAGACGACGAATACGAAGCGCTGGTAAAAGAAGGCGAACGGCTCTGGCGGCGCCATCAACGAAAAGCACCTAGAGAACGCGACAATAAGATCAAACAAAGCTTATTTCAAAAAGGATTTCAGTTAGAGGAAATCCAACGATTTTTAGAAGAAAAAGGATTAGAAGATGAAGAATGAGAAATGGAACGAGTTATCACCGGAAACTGTCGCCAGATTACAGGCGGAGTTTTTAGAATGGTATCATCGGGAAAAACGCAATCTGCCGTGGCGGGCGACCTCTGATCCTTATGCCATTTGGATCTCGGAGATCATGCTCCAGCAGACACGAGTAGAAACAGTCATTGGGTATTATTACCGTTTTATGGAATTGTTCCCGACGATTCATGATTTGGCGGCGGCAGATGAACAGAAACTTTTAAAAGTTTGGGAAGGATTAGGCTATTATTCCCGCGCACGAAATTTAAAAATCGCGGCTCAGCAGATCGTCGACGAGTACCACGGAGAGATGCCGAAAACTATCGAGGAGATCCGAAAGCTAAAAGGGATCGGTCCGTATACCGCCGGAGCGATTGCTAGTATCGCCTTTGGTCTGCCGGAACCGGCGATCGATGGTAACGTGATGCGGGTCGTCAGCCGTCTATTCGAGATCGATGAAGATATCGCTAAAGCCAGCAGCCGCAAAACGTTTGACGAAGCGATGCGAAAAATCATTTCACACGAAGAACCAGGAGAATTCAATCAAGCCTTGATGGATCTGGGGTCAAGAATCTGTACACCAACATCGCCAGAATGTGCGGAATGTCCATTGCAGGATTTCTGTTTAGCCTACAAGGACGGTCGTCAAGAAGATTTTCCTGTCAAAACGAAAAAACTCAAACCTAAAGATGTTTATTATGTAGCTACCGCTCTTGAAAACTCTAAAGGCGAGTATCTGCTGCAACAGCGTCCTGCCAGCGGTCTTTTGGCCTCCATGTGGACATTTCCGCTAATGGAAGTTTCCGAGACGGAGTATCAACGTCTGCTGAAGGAATGGCAGAAGAAAACAGATGAACAGCTTTCATTATTTGTAGCTGAGGAATCGGAGCTGCCGGAGTTCTTTGATCAGAAAGTAGTCTGGCAAAAACGGCATCTAGGTGAGATCACCCATATTTTTAGCCATTTGAAATGGCATGTGCTTTTATTTTACGGACGAACGGAACAAAAAGAACTGGAAGAGAATCAGCGTTTTGCTTCCGTAAATGCTTTCAATGAGTATGTATTTCCTAAGCCGCAGCAAAAATTAGTGGAACAGTTGAAGAAAAATCATTTATCAGATAAAGATTTCTAGGCAAAGCCTTTTTTTATTGCTATAATGTTTACGATGTCGGTGTAATGAACACCCAAACAAATGCAGTAAGACTGCTGAGGGAAGGGTAGCTATGCGAGTTCCTAAAGAGGGAGAGTTTGTTTCCATCCAGAGTTACAAACATGATGGCAATTTGCATCGAACGTGGCGTGATACGATGGTATTGAAAACAAGTGAGTATTCAATGATCGGCGTGAACGATCACACATTAGTGACCGAGTCAGATGGCCGCCGTTGGGTAACACGCGAACCAGCAATCGTTTATTTTCACAAAAAATACTGGTTCAATGTAATAGCAATGATCAGAGAAAAGGGGGTTTCCTATTATTGTAATCTAGCTTCACCCTATTTATTGGATGACGAAGCCTTGAAATATATCGATTATGATTTAGATATCAAGGTATTTCCAGATGGTGAAAAACGTTTATTAGATGTGGATGAGTATGAATTGCACAGCAAGATCATGCATTATCCTGATGACATTGACTATATTTTAAAAGAAAATGTCAAAATACTGGTAGACTGGATCAATAATGGTAAAGGACCATTCTCAGAAGGCTATATTGATATTTGGTATAACCGCTACAAGCAATTGTCACGTAAATGAGGAAAAACAGCAGGTGCTCTATTGCCTGTTGTTTTTTTATAACAATTTTGCCCTCTTACATCAGGAGCTGATTTAAGACAAGATTAAGGTATGTAAAGTAAAATAAAAGTATCAATGAAAAGCAGGACAGCCTATGAATAAAAACTTCTCCGTTAAATCAAGACACGTTATACTTGTTATTTTTTTGTTAGCGATCGTTATTTGTGCCAGTTTGGGGGCCAGCACGAAACAATCATCCCCTCCGGATAACTCAGAAGTATCCACTGAAAAAACGATCACAAGTTCTGAACCAGAAGAACCTGTTCGAGAAGAAACTACTGAAAAATTGGTCCAAGTTTATGTGGACCCCAAACTCTATGATTCAGCAGTAGTTACTGAGAATGATTTCGTTGCTTTGTATAAACAGGCGGATGAAAACAGCGCAGTCCAAGAAAAGCTCCATCGGGGAGAATGGACCGCTTATTTAGGTGAAGAAAAAAATTGGATCCATGTTCAGACAAACAAAGGAAAGACCGGCTATATCTCAAAGGAAAACACTAAAATCAAAGAGATCACTCGCTATAAGGAACCAAAACAGCTGCAGCAGTTGACCGTTGTTTTAGACGCGGGGCATGGCGGGATGGATTCAGGTGCGGTCAGTAATGATGAAACGGTCATGGAAAAAGAATTGACCTTGAAGACTGCGCTGGCTGCTGGAGAAGTTCTTGAAAAAGCCGGGATAAACGTGATTTATACTCGCACCGAAGACACCTATTTGGAACTATCGGAAATCACTGAATTCAGTCTGGAAAAAAATTCTGATCTGTTTCTTAGTTTTCATTACGATAATTATGACTACGCAAATGTGATGAAGGGATTCACTACGTACTATTACTACGATAAAATGAAAAAATTTGCTGAGACTGTTACTCAGGAATTAGCGAAGGAATCAACGCTTAATAATAATGGGGTACGAGAAGGAAATTATTATGTGATCCGAGAAACATATATTCCTAGTCTGCTGTTGGAGCTCGGGTATATGAATTCCGATGAGGATCTGCAAGTCATCACGACAGAAGAATATCGCCAAAAAGTTGCTCAAGCGGTTTTAGCCAGTGTGAAAAAATTTGCTGATGAAGATTATCTTATCTGGAATGTTGAAAAAGAATAAATGGCAAGGATAAAAACAAAAATAAAAACAAACAAGATGAGACAAAGGCTAAATTCATGCGTTTGTCTCATCTTGTTTATAATTCTTTTTTCATTGCGATGTGCTGAATGCCAGCATCAAGGAAAACTTCGCCATATGCTTGATAGCCCATTTTTTCATAAAATTCTTGGGCAGTCAATTGCGCGCCTAATTTGATGGTAGTAAATCCTTGTTGTTTTGCAAACTTTTCTGCTTCAGCAATGATGATGTTGCCAAGACCACGATGACGGGCTTCTTTTTTGACCGCCATCCGTTGCAGTTTCATCGTCGTTTCATCCACTGGCAACAGACGAACTGTAGCTAGTGCTTCGTTATCTTCGTAGAGTACGAAATGCACCGCGTATGCTTCGTCTTTGTCGATCTCTCTTTCTAATTGAACACCTTGCTCTTTAACAAATACTTGATAGCGGATCTTCAAGGCATCCAAATAGATTTGACTCATCGTATCTTTAGTTTGTACAATAATCACTCTTCTCACCTCGTTAGTAGTATACCTAAAGTTGAAGGATCTGCAAAATAATTGATCAGAACGCAATTAAGACAAGCTGTTTTTTTAAAGATAGGTTATAATATGATCATAGGGAGGGAAGACATTGTTTGATAAACTAAAAAATTCAAAATTGATGTTTTGGTCGCTTGAACTACTGATCCTAGCGACATTGGTCTTTGTTTCAACAAAAATAAATTTCTTGTTCCAACCGATCGGAACTTTCTTCACGACGTTATTTCTTCCGGTCTTGATTGGCGGCTTTTTATATTACGTGTTGAATCCGATCGTCAACTTTTTGATCAAGTATACGAAAATGAAAAGAATCTACGCAGTCATTCTGGTTTTCATTCTTTTAGTAGGTGTACTGGTGTGGATGGTTCTCAGCGTGATCCCAAGCTTGGTCAGTCAGATTTCTTCTTTGGCTGAAAATATCCCGACATTTGTAAGCAATATGCAAAATTGGGCGAGGAAATTCATCGAAAACCCGATCTTCAATCAGATCGACATCGAACAACAGATCGAAAAAATGGATATTTCCTATTCAGCACTTATCCAACGCTTTTTAAGCGGGTTGTCAAATAGTTTAGGATCGATTTTCAGCACAGTCGCTTCCACAACCGTTACGATCATAACGGTGCCGTTTATTCTCTTTTACATGCTGAAAGACGGTGACCGTCTAGTGCCGAATATCCAACGCTTTTTCCCGGAAAAAAACCGAAAAGAGATCGTTGACCTATTGGGACAATTGAATCAAACGTTGTCTAATTATATCAGCGGACAAGCTATCGAATGTATCTTCGTTGGTACATTCACGTTTATCGGCTATCTGATCATTGGTGTCGACTATGCCTTTTTATTTGGCGTTATCGCCGGGATCACTAATTTGATCCCTTATCTGGGACCTTATCTGGGACTTTTGCCGGCAGTGTTAGCGACAGTCTTCAATGAACCTTTCACAGCGTTATTGTGTTGCGTAGTCGTGCTTGTCGTCCAACAAATTGACGGTAATGTGATCTATCCAAATGTAATCGGCAAATCTTTGTCGATCCATCCGCTAACGATCATTTTAGTTTTGCTCGTGGCTGGGAACATCGCTGGTCTGTTCGGTATCTTCTTGGGGATTCCTTTTTATGCGATTTGCCGGACGATCATTGTGTTCGTTGTTCGTTTGATCCGCACGAATCGGATCAAAGAAAGCCGAGAAAAGCTGACAGATACTACAAATGATTTATGATGATGGGCTTTTTATTGCAAAGAAAACCGCTTTGTGATACGATTTTAGCGTGGCAGAATGCCACGCTTTTTTTCTATAAAATTGTTTAAAAATAAGGAGAGATTGCTATTATGAATGCTGACCCGGAGAGTCAGTCGCTTTTAGCGCAAATTTTATTATTGATCGTTCTTACGTTGATCAATGCTTTTTTAGCCGCTTCGGAAATTTCATTGGTTTCTATCAATAAAAACCGAGTGGAGCAAAAAGCTGAAGAAGGGAACGTCAAGTCACAGAAACTATTAAAAATCTTAGAGGATCCTACCAATTTTCTTTCAACGATTCAAGTTGGTATTACCCTTGTAAATATTTTATCTGGGGCTTCGCTTGCTGATACATTATCCAGCCGTTTGGCATCTGCGTTGGGAGATATTCCTGCGGCAAAAAGTATTTCCAGCGTTATCGTCCTTGCGATATTGACATATGTTTCCATTGTTTTTGGTGAACTATATCCAAAACGAATCGCTTTAAATAAAACAGAAGAGGTTGCTTCATTTACTTCAGGAGTCATTCGTTCTTTAGGAAAGATCGCAAAACCGTTCGTTTGGCTGTTGTCGGCTTCAACTAGCTTGTTGGCGCGGATCACACCGATGGATTTTGATGATGAAGACGATAAGATGACTCGTGACGAAATGCGGTACATGCTGGAAACAGAAGGCGTTTTGGAAGACGAAGAACGTGAGATGCTTCAAGGAGTTTTCTCATTAGATACAAAAGTTGCCAGAGAAGTGATGGTTCCACGTACAGATGCATTTATGGTGGACGTTAATGATCCAGTAGATGATATCGTATCAGAGATCTTGTCTGAAAGTTATTCTCGTATTCCAGTTTATGATGAGGATAAAGATAAAGTTATCGGTGTCCTGCATACGAAAAATCTATTAAAAGCAGCGTATCAAGTCGGATTTGACAAACTTGATCTGCATAATATTTTACAAGAACCGTTGTTTATGCCGGAAACGGTATTTATTGATGATCTGCTTTACGAATTGAAACGGACACAAAACCAAATGGCGATCCTGCTGGATGAATACGGCGGTGTCGTTGGGGTTGTGACTTTAGAAGACCTGTTGGAAGAAATCGTCGGCGAGATCGATGACGAATCAGATGAAGTCGAAAACATGTATGAACAGATCAACGAGTCCGAATATATGATCCAAGGTCGGATGCTGATCGATGAATTCAACGAAATATTTGACGAAAATCTGCATATGAGCGACGTAGATACGATGGCGGGTTATTTGATCACTGCGTTGGGAACGATTCCTGATGAAGGCGAGAAACTTTCTTTTGACGTAGACAACATTACGTTGGTCTCAGAAGAGATGGAAGGTTCGCGCGTATTGAAGATCAGAGTTTTTTTCCATCCTGAAGATACAGATGTCGAACCGGAAGAAGAACGCCGGCATTTTCGTAAAGAGTTTGAAGAAGATGAACCTCGCAGATAGTAAACATCTTTACTGATCAGATGGGACAAGAGAGCATGCCGTTTGGTTTGCTCTCTTTTTATGGATTTTATAACTTCCTCAAAAACAATTTTGAACTTTTATATTGATCCATGCTATACTATCCTAGTTGAAAAATACAGGTGACACTAGATAAAGAAAATGAAAAGGATGAATGAAATGGACAACCCGAAATTACATGAGCAAGTCGACAGTCGTCGAACGTTTGCCATCATTTCCCACCCGGATGCGGGGAAAACGACGATTACTGAACAACTGCTTTTATTTGGTGGAGCGATCCGCCAAGCCGGTACCGTAAAAGGAAAGAAAACCGGAAACTTTGCAAAATCCGACTGGATGGAGATCGAAAAACAACGGGGGATCTCGGTAACCAGTTCGGTGATGCAATTTGACTATAATGGCAAACGGATCAATATTTTGGATACACCAGGGCACGAGGATTTCTCTGAAGATACTTACCGGACATTGATGGCCGTCGATAGTGCCGTAATGGTCATCGACAGCGCAAAAGGGATCGAAGCGCAAACGAAAAAACTTTTTCAAGTCGTCAAAAAACGCGGTATCCCGATTTTTACTTTTATCAATAAACTGGATCGCGATGGTCGCGAACCGTTAGATCTTTTAGAAGAACTAGAAGAATTATTGAATATCGAATCTTATCCAATGAATTGGCCGATCGGTATGGGTAAAGGTCTGCAAGGTCTTTATGACATCCACAATCAGCGTGTTGAATTGTATCGTCCGGAAAATCCGGAAGAACGATTTGTTGAATTGGATGAAAACGGAGAGATTCCGGCAGATCATCCTTTGCAGCAAAACAATGTTTACCAACAAGTACTAGAAGAAATCGAATTATTGCAAGAAGCCGGCGATGATTTCGATGAAGAAAAAATCGCGAAAGGAAATCAAACGCCCGTCTTCTTCGGTTCGGCGTTGACCAACTTTGGTGTACAGACATTCTTGGAAACATTTTTACAATACGCACCAGCACCTTATGCTCATAAAACGATGGATGAAGAAGAGATCAGTCCTTACGAATCAGATTTTTCCGGCTTCGTCTTTAAGATCCAAGCCAATATGAATCCTGCTCACCGGGATCGGATCGCATTTGTCCGTATCTGTTCAGGAACTTTTGAAAGAGGCATGGATGTCTTTTTGGAACGGACAGGCAAGAAAATGAAGCTGAGCAATGTTACGCAATTTATGGCGGACACTCGTGAAAATATCGAAGAAGCCGTAGCCGGCGACATCATCGGGGTATATGATACCGGTAATTATCAGATCGGTGATACATTGTATGAAGGCAAATTAAAAGTTGCTTATGAAGAACTGCCTTCCTTCACGCCGGAACTGTTCATGAAAGTCTCTGCGAAAAACGTCATGAAACAAAAGTCCTTCCATAAAGGAATCTATCAGTTGGTGCAAGAAGGCGCGATCCAATTGTATAAAACTTATTTGACCGATGAATACATCATCGGCGCGGTAGGACAACTGCAATTTGAAGTCTTCCAATACCGGATGAAAAACGAGTACAACGCCGAAGTAGTGATGACACCAATGGGGAACAAAATCGCCCGCTGGATCGACCCAGAAGATCTGGATGAACGAATGAGCTCCAGCCGCAATATTTTAGCAAAAGATCGTTTCGACCAACCATTGTTCTTATTTGAAAACCAATTCGCGGAACGCTGGTTTGCGGATAAATATCCTGATGTGAAGTTGAAGAGTTTGATGTAAGAAAGCGATATTCAGTATCTTGTAATGCTGAACGTCGCAAGCGATAGATTTTCGCAATTTAATAGAACAATTTGTAAAAAGTCCTTTTTACCTGAGCTGGTAGAAAGGCTTTTTTGCGTAGCTGATCATCAAAGTAAAAAATTTTTAAAAAGCTATGAATAAAAGAAATTTCTCTATCAATATTTGGTAAGTGTATTATCTATATTTGATATGCTAAATGATGATTATTATTTTGTTGATAAAAATAGCTATGTTTTGCAAGTATAGTAACTAGCGTTATAATTAATGAAAAGTATTTAGATAGGAGATCATTATGAAAAAAACAAGTCAAAAAGAAATTAAAGAAACTATACTATCGAATCTGTATGATTTGGTGCTGGATTCAACAATCAAGGAAAACGAACGAAAGATCTTGTTAGAAGCGAAAAATAATCTAGAAAAAAATAATTACTTTCCTAGAGTTATGAATAATTTAGAAAAAAATTTGAGACCCGCAGCTATTCGTGGAGAATTGTCTAAGCCTGTCGCAAAATTTTATATGGACATTTCGACAGTAGGAAAATTTGAAAAGGAATTAGGACGCGGTTTGGCATCTGCACCAATTACGTTTGGACACTAGAGACAAGTAATGTGATGTAAAAAATACAAAAATAGATAGGATACCACTAAAACATAATAGACGGGTGTATAAAAGTTTGTATTAATTAAATAAGCGAAATGTGAGAAGAAAAACAGGATTATTCAAAGGAGAGCATGATGAGAAAATTCCAACGTTATCTTGTGTATTATTTATTGATGGGGATAGTTTTTTTCTTGCTTAGTTTAGTCATTCTTTTAAAGAAGAAAATTCTTATTGGATCTTTGTGTATGATCGGGTGTTTTGCTATATTTTTCCAGTGGTGGAAAATCAAGAAAGTTCTTAAAGAAGTTGAGTATCCTACTGACAAAAAACCGTTTTGAGATAGTAGTCAACTAGTAAATTTAGATTTGAAATATTTATTTTAGCGAACAATTTACTTTTCAAAAATCGGTGGTTTATGTTAAAGTAACGAAAACTTCTTTCGACATATAGAATGAAACCTAAAAAATTTTAGCCAATTATGAAAATGAATTCAAAAAAGGTATATTTTAAACTAAGTGTTAGTGAAAAGAAAATTGTTCTAAACTAAAGGTATTAGTGAGTTTTTTAGGTGATATATTCATAACAGAAAGAGTTGTATAAGAAAATGGTATAAAAAAGACAGTTTGATGGGCTAAAAGAAGTTAGAAGGAGGAGTGGTCAATAATATATAGCGAAACAGCAAGTGGTTTAGTTTTTTGAATATTTTATGCCAAGTATTACGAATCATTGCTTTTTTCTTTATTTTTTTAATAAAAGCCGCCGTTCATAATGGAGTAAAAGAATCAAAAACAGAGGAAATAAATATAAATTTCAATGGGATCAATGATCCTGAACAACCCAAAATCGACAAAGCAGATGAATCAAGTAGATGATAGTTCTTTATGAAGAAATTGTTTTTTACATTTACTATTATCGATTTAATTTAGGATGTGATCAAAATGTTTAAAACAAAGAGAGACAAACAAGTATTGTTTCTATATGTACTAATGATTGTTTTGATCGGAATTTATGGACTTTTGACAGATACAAACGTAAATTTTCTTGATAGCGGAGTTTTGGCATTGTATTGGTTTTATTATTTGCAGAAATCCTACAAGGAAAAACAAAGACATCAAGTATTTTTATATTCTCTTTTGATGACATTAACTATTTTTCTATCAGCGTGGTGGGTTTTCAATTAGATGGCAAGGTGATTTGAAAAAATTTTACGAAGAGGAAGGAGTGAATGAATACAACGAAAACAACTATTGCAGTACTAGTTTTGTTTGACATCCTAAGTATAGGAAGTTTGTTTATGCCGCTAACGGACTGATATCAGAAAATCTTTTTACTGGCAGTCTTCTATTTATGCATTACTTTTGCAGATTATATATATAAATAGCAAAGTCAAGGCAACTGAAGGTACAAAGGAATTTCATTCTAATATGAGACTCTTTTCTATCAGTCAAATCATTTGCTGTTTTAAATTTCTAGCGTTACTATTAAAAGGTAAAGCAAAATGAAAACGTTATCTTAGAAGAAAGTAGGCGCAGCAAATGGAAAAATTCTATGAAGCAAGCAAAGCGGAAGGTCCTATTGATTTTATCAATGTTTTTGATCTGGAAGAAGCCGCAAAGACGGTGATTCCCACTGGAGGATACGGCTATATCAACAGTGGTGCCGGTGATATTTTTACTTATCGAGAAAATGAACGGGCTTTCAATCATAAATTGATCATTCCTCATGTGTTGAAAGATGTTGAATTACCGGATACAACGACGGAATTTGCCGGTGATAAATTGACGGCTCCTATCATCATGGCACCGGTTGCGGCTCACGGGCTTGCCAATGTAGCGGCAGAAGAAGCTTCCGCAAAGGGTGTAGCAACATTTGGTACGATCTATACCGCCAGTTCTTACGCTTCGCGAACATTAGAAGAGATACGCGCAGCCGGCGGAGCAGATGCACCGCAATGGTTCCAATTTTATATGAGTAAAGATGATGGAATCAATCGTGATATTTTAGATATGGCAAAACGCAATGGTGCCAAAGCGATCGTTTTGACAGCAGATGCAACAGTAGGAGGAAATCGCGAAACGGATCGCCGTAATGGATTTACTTTCCCATTAGCGATGCCGATCGTGCAAGCTTACCAATCAGGGATCGGGCAAACCATGGACGCGGTTTACGGCTCCTCAAAACAAAAATTAAGTCCTAAAGACGTTGAATTTATTGCAAAATATTCAGAGTTGCCGGTCTATGTAAAAGGAGTCCAATCAGAAGAAGATGTGGAACGGGCACTAGGATCTGGTGCGAACGGTATCTGGGTCTCAAATCATGGAGGGCGGCAATTAGATGGCGGTCCAGCATCCTTTGATTCCCTTCAATATGTTGCCGAAGCAGTCAACGGACGGGCGCCTATCGTATTTGATAGTGGTGTGCGTCGAGGACAACATATTTTTAAAGCAATCGCATCAGGAGCAGATCTGGTGGCGATCGGTCGTCCAGCGATTTATGGTCTTGCGTTGGGAGGAGCAACTGGGGTCATCCAAGTATTTGAATTCTTCAAAAGAGAATTGGAAATGGTCATGCAGTTAGCAGGAGCGCAAACCGTCGAAGATATCAAAAAAACGAAATTAAGAGAAAACAACTATTGTTGAAGATTAAAGGTA is part of the Enterococcus mediterraneensis genome and harbors:
- the recX gene encoding recombination regulator RecX, with amino-acid sequence MITVVRISKGKSNFFTVEFSNGEQLRVSEDMLVRHRLLKGMELSEEDFKKLQKNTGYDLGVQLAMNYISYQLRSEKEVRSFLKEKEIPAEDRNRIISRLKDLGVVDDRIYGESYVRTQMRTSDKGPTVVKQQLRQKGLTEELIEQVITLYSFDQQLEVASHVAEKSLRRIHGKSYKETIQKVRTALMQKGFSGDVISLVMEDLPFDKQEDDEYEALVKEGERLWRRHQRKAPRERDNKIKQSLFQKGFQLEEIQRFLEEKGLEDEE
- the mutY gene encoding A/G-specific adenine glycosylase, translating into MKNEKWNELSPETVARLQAEFLEWYHREKRNLPWRATSDPYAIWISEIMLQQTRVETVIGYYYRFMELFPTIHDLAAADEQKLLKVWEGLGYYSRARNLKIAAQQIVDEYHGEMPKTIEEIRKLKGIGPYTAGAIASIAFGLPEPAIDGNVMRVVSRLFEIDEDIAKASSRKTFDEAMRKIISHEEPGEFNQALMDLGSRICTPTSPECAECPLQDFCLAYKDGRQEDFPVKTKKLKPKDVYYVATALENSKGEYLLQQRPASGLLASMWTFPLMEVSETEYQRLLKEWQKKTDEQLSLFVAEESELPEFFDQKVVWQKRHLGEITHIFSHLKWHVLLFYGRTEQKELEENQRFASVNAFNEYVFPKPQQKLVEQLKKNHLSDKDF
- a CDS encoding nucleoside tri-diphosphate phosphatase; the protein is MRVPKEGEFVSIQSYKHDGNLHRTWRDTMVLKTSEYSMIGVNDHTLVTESDGRRWVTREPAIVYFHKKYWFNVIAMIREKGVSYYCNLASPYLLDDEALKYIDYDLDIKVFPDGEKRLLDVDEYELHSKIMHYPDDIDYILKENVKILVDWINNGKGPFSEGYIDIWYNRYKQLSRK
- a CDS encoding N-acetylmuramoyl-L-alanine amidase, whose product is MNKNFSVKSRHVILVIFLLAIVICASLGASTKQSSPPDNSEVSTEKTITSSEPEEPVREETTEKLVQVYVDPKLYDSAVVTENDFVALYKQADENSAVQEKLHRGEWTAYLGEEKNWIHVQTNKGKTGYISKENTKIKEITRYKEPKQLQQLTVVLDAGHGGMDSGAVSNDETVMEKELTLKTALAAGEVLEKAGINVIYTRTEDTYLELSEITEFSLEKNSDLFLSFHYDNYDYANVMKGFTTYYYYDKMKKFAETVTQELAKESTLNNNGVREGNYYVIRETYIPSLLLELGYMNSDEDLQVITTEEYRQKVAQAVLASVKKFADEDYLIWNVEKE
- a CDS encoding GNAT family N-acetyltransferase, whose amino-acid sequence is MIIVQTKDTMSQIYLDALKIRYQVFVKEQGVQLEREIDKDEAYAVHFVLYEDNEALATVRLLPVDETTMKLQRMAVKKEARHRGLGNIIIAEAEKFAKQQGFTTIKLGAQLTAQEFYEKMGYQAYGEVFLDAGIQHIAMKKEL
- a CDS encoding AI-2E family transporter, which translates into the protein MFDKLKNSKLMFWSLELLILATLVFVSTKINFLFQPIGTFFTTLFLPVLIGGFLYYVLNPIVNFLIKYTKMKRIYAVILVFILLVGVLVWMVLSVIPSLVSQISSLAENIPTFVSNMQNWARKFIENPIFNQIDIEQQIEKMDISYSALIQRFLSGLSNSLGSIFSTVASTTVTIITVPFILFYMLKDGDRLVPNIQRFFPEKNRKEIVDLLGQLNQTLSNYISGQAIECIFVGTFTFIGYLIIGVDYAFLFGVIAGITNLIPYLGPYLGLLPAVLATVFNEPFTALLCCVVVLVVQQIDGNVIYPNVIGKSLSIHPLTIILVLLVAGNIAGLFGIFLGIPFYAICRTIIVFVVRLIRTNRIKESREKLTDTTNDL
- a CDS encoding hemolysin family protein, producing the protein MNADPESQSLLAQILLLIVLTLINAFLAASEISLVSINKNRVEQKAEEGNVKSQKLLKILEDPTNFLSTIQVGITLVNILSGASLADTLSSRLASALGDIPAAKSISSVIVLAILTYVSIVFGELYPKRIALNKTEEVASFTSGVIRSLGKIAKPFVWLLSASTSLLARITPMDFDDEDDKMTRDEMRYMLETEGVLEDEEREMLQGVFSLDTKVAREVMVPRTDAFMVDVNDPVDDIVSEILSESYSRIPVYDEDKDKVIGVLHTKNLLKAAYQVGFDKLDLHNILQEPLFMPETVFIDDLLYELKRTQNQMAILLDEYGGVVGVVTLEDLLEEIVGEIDDESDEVENMYEQINESEYMIQGRMLIDEFNEIFDENLHMSDVDTMAGYLITALGTIPDEGEKLSFDVDNITLVSEEMEGSRVLKIRVFFHPEDTDVEPEEERRHFRKEFEEDEPRR
- a CDS encoding peptide chain release factor 3 — encoded protein: MDNPKLHEQVDSRRTFAIISHPDAGKTTITEQLLLFGGAIRQAGTVKGKKTGNFAKSDWMEIEKQRGISVTSSVMQFDYNGKRINILDTPGHEDFSEDTYRTLMAVDSAVMVIDSAKGIEAQTKKLFQVVKKRGIPIFTFINKLDRDGREPLDLLEELEELLNIESYPMNWPIGMGKGLQGLYDIHNQRVELYRPENPEERFVELDENGEIPADHPLQQNNVYQQVLEEIELLQEAGDDFDEEKIAKGNQTPVFFGSALTNFGVQTFLETFLQYAPAPYAHKTMDEEEISPYESDFSGFVFKIQANMNPAHRDRIAFVRICSGTFERGMDVFLERTGKKMKLSNVTQFMADTRENIEEAVAGDIIGVYDTGNYQIGDTLYEGKLKVAYEELPSFTPELFMKVSAKNVMKQKSFHKGIYQLVQEGAIQLYKTYLTDEYIIGAVGQLQFEVFQYRMKNEYNAEVVMTPMGNKIARWIDPEDLDERMSSSRNILAKDRFDQPLFLFENQFAERWFADKYPDVKLKSLM
- a CDS encoding bacteriocin immunity protein, with the translated sequence MKKTSQKEIKETILSNLYDLVLDSTIKENERKILLEAKNNLEKNNYFPRVMNNLEKNLRPAAIRGELSKPVAKFYMDISTVGKFEKELGRGLASAPITFGH
- a CDS encoding alpha-hydroxy-acid oxidizing protein codes for the protein MEKFYEASKAEGPIDFINVFDLEEAAKTVIPTGGYGYINSGAGDIFTYRENERAFNHKLIIPHVLKDVELPDTTTEFAGDKLTAPIIMAPVAAHGLANVAAEEASAKGVATFGTIYTASSYASRTLEEIRAAGGADAPQWFQFYMSKDDGINRDILDMAKRNGAKAIVLTADATVGGNRETDRRNGFTFPLAMPIVQAYQSGIGQTMDAVYGSSKQKLSPKDVEFIAKYSELPVYVKGVQSEEDVERALGSGANGIWVSNHGGRQLDGGPASFDSLQYVAEAVNGRAPIVFDSGVRRGQHIFKAIASGADLVAIGRPAIYGLALGGATGVIQVFEFFKRELEMVMQLAGAQTVEDIKKTKLRENNYC